The bacterium genome contains a region encoding:
- a CDS encoding S46 family peptidase: protein MIRKILFLTLVLSFQSVFADEGMWTYDNLPFKILKEKYGFEPTQEWIDHLRLSSVRFNDGGSGSFVSSNGLVMTNQHVVRGQLQKLLTADRDLLRDGFLATSQADELKCPDLELNVLVTMENVTARIQGAAKPGMKEQEALTARAVEMAAIQKESFESTGLRSDVVTLYHGGEYWLYRYKKYTDVRLVFAPEQQVAFYGSLWDNFAYPRYEIDFAFVRVYENDKPAQSTHYLRWNSAGAKEDELVFISGHPGKTERLLTVAQIITRRDLEYPADLKIARRRLEVFKQYASLGKAEASQVINAIAGTENVIEADSGAYQGLLNSTLFNKKVAEETDFRNRIDSKSEWKKNYASAWTDMANVQKKYAEIFKPFKYRRIPTRTLADKALSIIKYSEEIQKLDDVRNYGFHNDQLESFKFQMLSPVPFYLPLEERLLAAWLQLTLEELGANDPFVKTALNGRSPDDVARDIFSKTKLNDVQVRKSLIEGGTDAIQKSDDALIVFVRKLYPVIHEIQTTYAEKVQSVESAASQKIGKARFEVYGKNVYPDATFTLRLTFGIVKGYPMNGTLAAPMTTYYGWYDRSLGFGQKPPFNLPQRYWDRKNKLDLSTPLNFVSSCDIIGGNSGSPVVNVKGEVVGIVHDGNNEGLVGNFICNDESGRAIANHAGGIIAALRVLYDAGRIADELENSHDTK from the coding sequence ATGATTCGGAAAATACTGTTCCTTACGCTGGTGCTATCCTTTCAATCGGTTTTTGCTGATGAAGGCATGTGGACATATGACAATTTGCCATTCAAAATTCTCAAAGAGAAATACGGGTTTGAACCTACTCAGGAATGGATTGATCATTTGCGGCTTTCAAGTGTTAGATTTAATGACGGTGGATCGGGTTCATTCGTAAGTTCCAACGGATTGGTCATGACCAACCAGCATGTTGTGCGCGGGCAACTTCAGAAATTACTGACAGCCGATCGCGATTTACTGCGCGACGGTTTTTTGGCCACTTCACAGGCGGATGAATTGAAATGCCCTGATCTTGAGCTGAACGTTCTCGTAACGATGGAAAATGTTACTGCAAGAATTCAGGGCGCGGCCAAACCGGGCATGAAAGAGCAAGAAGCGCTTACAGCACGTGCCGTTGAAATGGCGGCCATTCAAAAAGAAAGCTTTGAATCCACCGGATTGCGTTCCGATGTTGTAACTTTGTATCATGGCGGTGAATATTGGCTCTACCGATATAAAAAATATACCGACGTTCGGCTCGTCTTTGCACCCGAACAGCAGGTAGCGTTTTATGGAAGTTTATGGGACAATTTTGCGTATCCCCGCTACGAAATCGATTTTGCTTTCGTACGAGTTTATGAAAACGATAAGCCTGCTCAAAGCACCCATTACTTACGTTGGAACAGTGCCGGAGCAAAAGAAGATGAATTAGTATTTATTTCCGGACATCCCGGAAAAACAGAGAGGCTTTTGACGGTAGCACAAATCATTACCCGGCGCGATCTGGAATATCCGGCCGACCTGAAAATTGCCCGCCGCCGTCTCGAAGTATTTAAGCAATACGCCAGTTTAGGTAAAGCGGAAGCCAGCCAAGTTATCAATGCTATTGCCGGTACCGAAAACGTTATAGAAGCCGACAGTGGTGCCTATCAAGGATTATTAAATTCCACCTTGTTTAATAAAAAAGTTGCCGAAGAAACCGACTTCCGCAACCGTATCGATTCAAAATCGGAATGGAAAAAAAATTACGCATCCGCTTGGACCGATATGGCCAACGTGCAAAAAAAATACGCCGAGATATTCAAACCGTTTAAATACCGCCGAATTCCTACACGTACGTTAGCTGACAAGGCCTTGTCCATCATCAAATATAGTGAAGAAATACAAAAATTGGACGACGTACGTAATTACGGCTTTCATAACGATCAACTCGAATCATTTAAGTTTCAGATGTTATCGCCGGTTCCTTTTTATTTACCTCTTGAAGAACGGCTACTGGCCGCATGGCTTCAATTGACTTTGGAGGAATTGGGTGCCAACGATCCATTTGTGAAGACAGCGTTGAACGGGCGTTCGCCGGACGACGTAGCCCGAGATATTTTCTCAAAAACCAAGCTCAACGACGTTCAAGTTCGTAAAAGCCTGATCGAAGGCGGCACTGATGCCATTCAAAAATCCGACGATGCATTGATCGTGTTTGTTCGTAAACTTTACCCTGTTATTCACGAGATTCAAACAACGTATGCGGAAAAAGTTCAAAGCGTCGAATCAGCCGCGTCTCAAAAAATCGGTAAGGCACGTTTTGAAGTGTACGGAAAAAATGTATATCCGGACGCTACATTTACGTTGCGCCTCACTTTCGGTATTGTCAAAGGTTATCCGATGAACGGAACTTTGGCTGCTCCAATGACGACCTATTACGGGTGGTACGATCGTTCCCTCGGCTTTGGACAGAAGCCGCCGTTCAATTTGCCTCAACGTTATTGGGATCGCAAAAATAAACTCGATTTGTCGACCCCTTTAAACTTTGTGAGTTCGTGTGACATCATTGGCGGCAACTCGGGCTCGCCCGTTGTCAATGTCAAAGGCGAAGTTGTCGGAATCGTGCATGACGGTAATAACGAAGGCCTCGTCGGTAATTTTATTTGCAATGACGAATCAGGAAGAGCGATCGCTAATCACGCCGGCGGTATTATTGCGGCGTTGAGGGTTTTGTACGACGCCGGACGCATCGCCGACGAACTGGAGAATAGTCATGACACAAAATAA
- a CDS encoding CPBP family intramembrane metalloprotease yields the protein MTQNNMQEFAAHDATPFSLKSSVILLIVGVGFGYMVTSMFAAASFAVSYFAKLAWLGNFISKFGLLTGTLAFILPAFFYMKRQRKLLAPTFRMNAISANVLLSTLIFSLGLFVATDAIDRIIAPMINGFLDRTIGTLSPELMSDHILKRLMEEFQIYDWINGMLLILAAVLAAGFAEEMLMRGMFQGALEKKYSAMTAIIISSLVFSMIHLNPWGGIQIFVIALFLGIVAWRTNSIIPTIIMHGMNNGSVILFNNLEPETIAWYGDTTHMETTVVIVGLLLALVGLVGIFLFTKKPEQSIASK from the coding sequence ATGACACAAAATAACATGCAGGAATTTGCCGCACACGATGCCACTCCTTTCAGTTTGAAATCGTCGGTTATTTTACTGATCGTAGGCGTAGGCTTCGGTTATATGGTTACATCGATGTTTGCTGCGGCCAGTTTTGCCGTATCCTATTTCGCCAAATTAGCGTGGCTTGGAAATTTCATTTCTAAATTCGGACTTTTGACCGGAACATTGGCTTTTATTCTTCCCGCTTTTTTCTATATGAAACGTCAGCGAAAATTATTGGCGCCAACGTTTCGCATGAACGCTATTTCTGCAAATGTTCTTTTGTCTACATTGATTTTTTCATTGGGATTATTTGTTGCAACGGATGCGATCGACCGTATCATTGCGCCGATGATCAATGGATTTCTTGATCGGACAATCGGCACGTTATCGCCGGAATTGATGTCAGACCACATTCTGAAAAGACTGATGGAAGAATTCCAAATTTACGATTGGATAAACGGAATGCTGCTGATCTTAGCCGCCGTGCTCGCGGCAGGATTTGCCGAGGAGATGTTGATGCGCGGCATGTTTCAAGGCGCTTTGGAAAAAAAATATTCGGCAATGACGGCCATTATTATTTCCAGCCTTGTTTTTTCAATGATTCATCTTAACCCGTGGGGCGGCATTCAGATTTTTGTTATTGCATTATTTTTGGGAATTGTCGCGTGGCGGACGAACAGCATTATCCCGACGATTATTATGCATGGAATGAATAACGGGTCAGTCATTCTATTCAATAATCTCGAGCCGGAAACCATTGCGTGGTACGGAGATACGACTCACATGGAAACAACCGTAGTTATCGTCGGATTATTATTGGCTTTGGTAGGTTTGGTTGGAATATTTCTCTTCACGAAAAAACCAGAACAGTCAATAGCAAGTAAGTGA
- a CDS encoding NAD(+)/NADH kinase, whose product MRFGIVINIDKGHVFGLLHPFLKELQSKKIDFVINTEAQAAFAEFSWPRMNEYLDLDTLVRDVDCVLSFGGDGTLLSTARAVGVLQKPILGVNIGKLGFLTEVEVTELYHTVEKIQHGDYQTEERMVLEASWGDPLRKDFALNDFVIVRRDAARVIRIRAEVNGEFLNTYTADGLIVSSPTGSTAYSLSSNGPILSPTLQAFIINPLCPHTLTVRPLVINSDQVITLHVEKGYTALFSADGQEEAEIDEGTIVTIREAAHKVHLIRLGERTFFEVLRAKLRWGEDARKSE is encoded by the coding sequence ATGCGATTTGGAATTGTCATCAATATCGACAAAGGTCATGTTTTCGGATTGTTGCATCCGTTTTTAAAAGAATTGCAATCCAAAAAAATCGACTTTGTGATCAATACTGAAGCTCAGGCCGCTTTTGCTGAATTTTCATGGCCGCGCATGAATGAATATTTGGATTTGGATACTTTAGTTCGCGACGTTGATTGTGTCCTGTCATTCGGCGGCGACGGAACATTGCTTTCAACCGCGCGGGCTGTGGGGGTTTTGCAGAAACCTATTTTGGGAGTGAATATCGGCAAACTGGGATTTTTAACGGAAGTTGAGGTCACAGAATTGTATCATACGGTTGAAAAAATTCAACACGGAGATTATCAAACCGAAGAACGCATGGTACTGGAAGCCAGTTGGGGTGATCCGTTGCGCAAAGATTTTGCATTGAATGACTTCGTCATTGTTCGCCGCGACGCTGCCCGCGTGATCAGAATTCGTGCAGAAGTGAATGGAGAATTTTTGAATACCTATACAGCCGACGGCCTGATTGTTTCTTCTCCCACCGGATCGACTGCGTATTCGCTTTCATCCAATGGCCCGATTCTGAGTCCGACTTTGCAGGCTTTTATTATCAATCCACTGTGTCCGCATACGCTGACAGTACGTCCATTGGTCATTAATTCCGATCAAGTCATTACACTCCATGTGGAAAAAGGCTATACGGCGCTTTTTTCTGCCGATGGGCAGGAAGAAGCGGAAATTGACGAAGGAACGATCGTCACGATTCGGGAGGCTGCGCATAAAGTTCATCTCATCCGCTTAGGCGAGCGAACTTTTTTTGAAGTACTGCGAGCGAAATTGCGTTGGGGTGAGGATGCAAGAAAAAGTGAATAG
- a CDS encoding chloride channel protein: protein MDSVTKAEKKTSRSSRFNKLLAQWTSGVIDYAKLFSRLRHTDAGLLLSATVIGVVIGLFIVVFHWMMLSFESVFHSIFVATSEFPLMRFLAFPFIAGLGGLAVGLLNRTVFQNLNSEGIPTVVYAMHYEKGIIRGLHAVKTMLNAALSISSGGGAGRESPTILLGASLGSRIGQLLQLRTDHLKLLSAAGAAAAIGGIFNAPLGGIVFAVEVIVGQLHLQSFVPIVISSVMATATARFFLGNNALLVEPPVVSITFTDYLLLALAGMISGGVAIFFLKSYRLTVITIKRVLGKLPDIWKPSIGGLLAGSILAALPTMLETTYDPINKAIAGNGILWISALTILLKPVSAAITLGSGGEGGTFAPAMKTGAMFGFCFGTGIAYLIPGTAPGVYALVCASALIAGTFYAPLTGALVVFEICRNYEMLIPLIFAAIFSVFIVNRAKIHTFNPNQKKHEIHD from the coding sequence ATGGATTCAGTTACTAAAGCGGAAAAAAAAACTTCGAGATCTTCGCGTTTTAACAAGCTTCTCGCTCAATGGACGTCGGGCGTCATTGACTATGCTAAGCTTTTTTCAAGGTTGCGTCACACGGACGCAGGGCTTCTTTTATCAGCTACGGTCATTGGTGTCGTTATTGGCTTATTTATCGTAGTCTTTCACTGGATGATGTTGTCGTTTGAAAGTGTTTTCCATTCAATTTTTGTCGCGACTTCTGAATTTCCCCTGATGCGATTTCTAGCCTTTCCTTTCATTGCCGGCCTTGGCGGTCTTGCGGTCGGACTACTTAATCGTACCGTATTTCAAAATCTGAACAGTGAAGGCATTCCGACCGTTGTATATGCCATGCATTATGAAAAAGGTATAATCCGCGGATTACATGCGGTTAAAACGATGCTGAACGCCGCATTATCGATCAGTTCGGGCGGGGGTGCAGGGCGTGAATCGCCGACAATCCTTCTCGGAGCTTCACTCGGTTCACGTATCGGTCAACTTTTGCAACTGCGCACCGATCATTTAAAACTTCTGTCGGCGGCCGGGGCAGCGGCGGCTATTGGCGGTATTTTCAATGCGCCGTTGGGCGGAATCGTTTTTGCGGTGGAAGTCATTGTCGGGCAACTTCATTTACAAAGTTTCGTGCCGATCGTCATATCTTCAGTCATGGCCACCGCAACGGCCCGTTTTTTTCTGGGTAACAATGCGCTGCTAGTCGAACCGCCGGTCGTTTCAATCACATTCACCGATTATCTGTTGTTGGCTTTGGCAGGAATGATCAGCGGCGGCGTAGCAATTTTTTTTCTTAAATCATACCGGCTGACTGTCATTACTATCAAACGCGTACTGGGAAAACTACCTGATATATGGAAACCATCTATCGGAGGATTATTGGCCGGTTCGATCTTGGCCGCATTGCCTACCATGTTAGAAACTACCTACGATCCGATCAATAAAGCAATAGCCGGTAATGGTATTCTATGGATTAGCGCTTTAACGATTTTACTGAAGCCTGTTTCGGCTGCAATAACTTTGGGGAGCGGCGGAGAGGGCGGTACGTTTGCTCCGGCTATGAAAACCGGCGCTATGTTCGGATTTTGTTTCGGAACAGGCATCGCTTATCTGATTCCGGGAACAGCTCCAGGTGTATATGCTTTAGTGTGTGCATCGGCGCTGATCGCCGGTACATTCTACGCCCCTTTAACGGGAGCGCTGGTCGTGTTCGAGATTTGCCGAAATTATGAAATGCTTATTCCTTTAATTTTCGCAGCTATTTTTTCCGTTTTTATCGTCAATCGGGCCAAGATCCATACTTTCAATCCGAATCAAAAGAAACATGAAATCCATGATTAA
- the purQ gene encoding phosphoribosylformylglycinamidine synthase subunit PurQ, with protein sequence MKAAVIVFPGSNSDHDAFYTLNDVLDQPTECIWHKDRRDLKDFDLVVLPGGFSYGDYLRTGAIARFAPVMQDVVEFAKFGGTVFGICNGFQILTECGLLPGALLRNSHLKFVGKKVAIRVENTDTRFTNTCTMHEVLINPIAHGDGNYFADADTIRMLEDSNRILFRYCSESGDISDEANPNGSVNNIAGILNDKGNVAGMMPHPERCSDPLLGANDGIKIFHSLLESVAVES encoded by the coding sequence ATGAAAGCTGCAGTAATTGTTTTTCCCGGATCCAATTCCGATCATGATGCGTTTTACACTTTGAATGATGTGTTGGATCAGCCGACGGAATGTATCTGGCATAAAGACCGTCGCGATCTCAAAGATTTCGATCTGGTGGTTTTGCCAGGCGGTTTCTCATACGGGGATTATCTTCGGACCGGCGCGATCGCCCGGTTCGCTCCGGTCATGCAAGACGTTGTGGAGTTTGCCAAATTTGGCGGAACGGTCTTTGGGATCTGTAATGGTTTTCAAATTTTGACAGAATGCGGCCTTTTACCCGGTGCGTTGCTACGTAACAGCCATTTGAAATTCGTAGGAAAAAAAGTTGCGATTCGCGTCGAAAATACCGACACGCGTTTTACCAATACTTGCACTATGCACGAAGTTTTAATCAATCCGATTGCGCACGGCGACGGAAATTATTTTGCTGATGCCGATACGATCCGGATGCTGGAAGATTCCAATCGCATACTTTTCCGCTATTGCAGCGAAAGTGGCGACATTTCCGATGAAGCCAACCCCAACGGCTCAGTTAATAATATTGCCGGTATACTCAACGATAAAGGCAACGTTGCCGGCATGATGCCACACCCTGAACGATGTTCCGATCCGCTATTAGGAGCGAATGACGGCATCAAAATTTTTCATTCACTTTTAGAAAGTGTGGCCGTCGAATCCTGA